In the Streptomyces sp. f51 genome, one interval contains:
- a CDS encoding cellulase family glycosylhydrolase, which yields MLLADDQRGGRRLGHTASLTTAVVLAVLCAVLGYADGTGLFAPENWPDAGLVPDGATSPAWATVVFLPLLIGGSTLAVHRLVRAVAPAATARWVFGAVWSSLILVAFLAKLAYSVLLLAIAGPGGLHLFPTAGALLAECGMTGAKYAVFGPLVAGPAAAAYRIAVGRFRDQSGKSGRSNKRGESNESGGSGAGAARGEGEAREDGDERVGRTAGIAGTGRAGVAGIAGIAGFAWLPAGAAVALQAGGGGFAWAAGPIPGGLGTATLVTGAAAVLAGIGLWRRVVSPGLSRAGTGVTLWSLATTLTVAGVLGFAPLWLLDGILNGFGGALFPVASVLAHVAEGATAGVCAGVVCVPWVAELAWRRRTEASAERGGLALAVRWAPPVAIAAVLALAAGTLAPGSVTGVAAVDAPRQAASLGDRTGLLPLTVLRREGQDPVIGDSTGRQVLLRGVNVNQLVDYGQPDPGKPTVWPLEDSDYALMARYGFDVQRLALSWSALEPKRGDFDEAYLARVRTAVDQAAAHGIHTVLDLHQDTFSKYVSAAPGTRCRANASPEFGNDGAPKWATRTEGAKACGFLGRDLAPNVQQAFTNLYDDTDGIGTEFARAWGHLADAFADEPAVAGYDLLNEPGPGNAPGVTSSILLGRLYQQAITSIRTAESKVPGSFHHLVFFEPSILWSGLGFDTTPPAGFADDPLLVFSPHLYSESITMDQGLGVTLTSIEQGYTAAERTARAYGAPLWSGEWGWFGEPDDFRARFDRFLRRQNTDLLGSAIWVWKKACGDPQNDPAATTSGGGVVLYTCPEGKPLPSAAFEITALSQAYPRSAPGRLTSLRSSLTQRDLRLAGDGTGTLDVWVPGAGRPEVEKSGLTGIGLERRPGGWRLTARTSGRYTLHVA from the coding sequence ATGCTCCTTGCCGATGATCAGCGCGGCGGCCGTCGGCTCGGCCACACCGCCTCTCTCACCACCGCGGTCGTCCTCGCGGTCCTCTGCGCCGTTCTCGGCTACGCCGACGGGACCGGGCTGTTCGCTCCGGAGAACTGGCCGGACGCGGGACTCGTACCCGACGGCGCGACCAGCCCCGCCTGGGCCACCGTGGTGTTCCTGCCGCTGCTCATCGGCGGCAGCACGCTGGCCGTCCACCGGCTGGTGCGCGCAGTTGCCCCGGCGGCGACCGCGCGGTGGGTCTTCGGCGCCGTCTGGTCGAGCCTGATCCTGGTCGCGTTCCTGGCCAAGCTGGCCTACAGCGTGCTGCTTCTGGCGATCGCCGGTCCGGGCGGACTGCACCTGTTCCCGACGGCCGGGGCGCTGCTCGCCGAATGCGGGATGACGGGCGCGAAGTACGCGGTGTTCGGGCCGCTGGTCGCGGGCCCGGCCGCGGCGGCCTACAGGATCGCTGTCGGGCGCTTCCGCGACCAGAGCGGCAAGAGCGGCAGGAGCAACAAGCGCGGCGAGAGCAACGAGAGCGGCGGAAGCGGTGCCGGCGCGGCGCGCGGTGAAGGCGAAGCGCGCGAGGACGGTGACGAGCGCGTCGGGCGTACCGCCGGGATCGCCGGCACCGGCCGCGCCGGAGTCGCCGGGATCGCGGGGATCGCCGGGTTCGCGTGGCTGCCGGCCGGTGCCGCCGTGGCGCTCCAGGCGGGTGGCGGCGGATTCGCCTGGGCCGCGGGCCCGATACCCGGCGGCCTGGGCACGGCCACGCTGGTCACCGGGGCCGCGGCCGTCCTCGCCGGTATCGGGCTGTGGCGCCGGGTGGTCTCACCGGGCCTGTCCCGCGCCGGCACCGGCGTGACGCTGTGGTCGCTCGCGACGACCCTCACCGTGGCGGGCGTCCTCGGATTCGCGCCCCTGTGGCTTCTCGACGGGATCCTCAACGGCTTCGGCGGAGCGCTGTTCCCGGTCGCGTCGGTGCTCGCGCACGTCGCCGAGGGCGCGACGGCTGGCGTGTGCGCGGGCGTCGTGTGCGTGCCCTGGGTCGCGGAGCTGGCGTGGAGGCGCCGTACGGAGGCCTCGGCCGAGCGCGGCGGCCTCGCCCTCGCCGTCCGCTGGGCACCGCCGGTCGCGATCGCCGCCGTACTCGCCCTCGCCGCAGGCACCCTCGCACCGGGATCGGTGACGGGAGTCGCCGCCGTCGACGCGCCGAGACAGGCCGCCTCCCTCGGCGACCGGACCGGACTGCTGCCGCTGACCGTGCTGCGCCGCGAGGGGCAGGACCCGGTCATCGGTGACAGCACGGGACGCCAGGTGCTGCTCCGCGGCGTGAACGTCAACCAGCTCGTCGACTACGGACAGCCCGACCCGGGCAAGCCCACGGTGTGGCCGCTCGAGGACTCCGACTACGCCCTGATGGCGCGGTACGGGTTCGACGTCCAGCGTCTGGCCCTGTCCTGGTCGGCCCTGGAGCCGAAGCGGGGCGACTTCGACGAGGCGTATCTCGCACGGGTGCGCACCGCCGTCGACCAGGCCGCCGCCCATGGGATCCACACCGTCCTGGACCTGCACCAGGACACGTTCTCGAAGTACGTCAGCGCCGCACCGGGAACACGGTGCCGCGCCAACGCCTCACCGGAGTTCGGCAACGACGGCGCCCCGAAGTGGGCGACCCGCACCGAAGGCGCCAAGGCCTGCGGCTTCCTCGGCCGCGACCTCGCCCCCAATGTGCAGCAGGCGTTCACCAACCTCTACGACGACACCGACGGCATCGGCACCGAGTTCGCCCGCGCCTGGGGCCACCTCGCCGACGCCTTCGCGGACGAACCCGCGGTCGCCGGCTACGACCTCCTCAACGAGCCCGGCCCCGGCAACGCCCCCGGTGTCACCTCCTCGATCCTGCTCGGACGCCTCTACCAGCAGGCGATCACCTCGATCCGGACCGCGGAGTCGAAGGTGCCGGGCAGCTTCCACCACCTGGTGTTCTTCGAGCCCTCGATCCTCTGGTCGGGCCTCGGCTTCGACACCACCCCGCCGGCCGGGTTCGCCGACGACCCGCTGCTCGTCTTCTCGCCCCACCTGTACAGCGAGTCGATCACCATGGACCAGGGCCTGGGCGTCACCCTCACCTCGATCGAGCAGGGCTACACCGCCGCCGAGCGCACCGCCCGCGCCTACGGGGCACCGCTGTGGTCGGGCGAGTGGGGCTGGTTCGGGGAACCCGACGACTTCCGCGCCCGGTTCGACCGCTTCCTGCGACGGCAGAACACCGACCTGCTGGGCTCGGCGATCTGGGTGTGGAAGAAGGCCTGCGGCGATCCGCAGAACGACCCCGCGGCGACCACCTCGGGTGGCGGCGTCGTGCTGTACACCTGCCCCGAAGGCAAGCCGCTGCCGAGCGCGGCCTTCGAGATCACGGCGCTGTCCCAGGCCTACCCGCGCAGCGCGCCCGGCCGCCTGACCTCGCTGCGGTCCTCGCTCACGCAGCGGGACCTGCGGCTGGCGGGTGACGGGACGGGCACCCTGGACGTCTGGGTTCCCGGAGCGGGCCGTCCCGAGGTCGAGAAGAGCGGCCTCACCGGTATCGGGCTGGAGCGCAGGCCCGGTGGTTGGCGGCTCACCGCGCGGACCTCCGGCCGCTACACCCTGCACGTGGCGTAG
- the sigJ gene encoding RNA polymerase sigma factor SigJ, with protein sequence MTTRSEPEDVRPGPGLDAVMSERRHLVNLAYRLLGSLTEAEDAVQETYTRWYAMSREQQDAIESPGAWLTTVASRVCLNVLGSARVRRETYVGEWIPEPLPGRTEWISGRTGGASVDPADRVTLDESVGLAFLVVLDAMTPAERVAFVLHDVFCHSFAEVADIVGRTPAACRQLASSARRRVRAARPSVTATGGRADVVGAFKEAWEAKDIDALIGLLDPDATAVADGGGLASTFLHPIEGGERIAHAWVELARRRPEGMTLLERTVNGRPGLVARQDGVTVTVFGFEVAGDRIRHIWVVRNPEKLRRWTA encoded by the coding sequence ATGACCACCCGATCCGAACCAGAGGACGTCCGGCCCGGTCCGGGCCTGGACGCGGTGATGAGCGAGCGGCGTCATCTGGTCAACCTCGCCTACCGGCTGCTGGGTTCCCTGACGGAGGCCGAGGACGCCGTCCAGGAGACGTACACCCGCTGGTACGCCATGTCCCGCGAGCAGCAGGACGCCATCGAGTCCCCGGGCGCCTGGCTGACGACGGTCGCCAGTCGCGTCTGCCTGAACGTGCTCGGCTCGGCACGGGTCAGGCGCGAGACCTACGTGGGTGAGTGGATCCCCGAGCCGCTGCCCGGGCGCACCGAGTGGATCAGCGGGCGGACGGGGGGCGCGAGCGTCGACCCGGCGGACCGGGTGACGCTGGACGAGTCGGTCGGTCTGGCGTTTCTGGTCGTGCTCGATGCGATGACCCCGGCCGAGCGCGTCGCGTTCGTGCTGCACGACGTCTTCTGCCATTCCTTCGCGGAGGTCGCCGACATCGTCGGCCGTACCCCGGCGGCCTGCCGCCAGCTGGCGTCCTCCGCCCGCCGCCGGGTCCGGGCCGCGCGGCCTTCCGTGACGGCGACCGGAGGGCGCGCCGATGTCGTCGGCGCCTTCAAGGAGGCGTGGGAGGCCAAAGACATCGACGCCCTCATCGGTCTGCTCGATCCGGACGCCACGGCGGTCGCCGACGGCGGCGGACTCGCCTCGACCTTCCTGCACCCCATCGAGGGCGGGGAGCGGATCGCGCACGCCTGGGTCGAACTCGCCCGCCGCAGGCCGGAAGGCATGACCCTGTTGGAGCGTACGGTCAACGGCCGGCCCGGCCTGGTGGCCCGGCAGGACGGTGTCACCGTCACGGTGTTCGGGTTCGAGGTCGCGGGCGACCGGATCCGGCACATCTGGGTGGTGCGCAACCCGGAGAAGCTGCGTCGCTGGACCGCCTGA
- a CDS encoding LUD domain-containing protein, with protein sequence MTAPTPITASSTPSTPSPGPFTAPATDELLERVAAALKEKNFDVEILDDAAAARARVKDLIPEGSAVFTVASETLRLSGIEADINESGRYDSVKARGLTMDRATQMAEIWRMIACPDVVVGSVCAVTETGSLVAASASGSQLPAFAGSAPRAIWVVGAQKVVSDLDTALRRVGEYCVPLEDERAKKVYGVPSALNRLLVLNAEPHPGRGTVLLLREAIGF encoded by the coding sequence ATGACTGCCCCGACACCGATCACCGCCTCGTCGACACCGAGCACCCCCTCGCCGGGACCGTTCACCGCCCCGGCGACCGACGAACTGCTCGAACGGGTGGCCGCCGCGCTCAAGGAGAAGAACTTCGACGTCGAGATCCTCGACGACGCCGCCGCGGCACGCGCCCGGGTCAAGGACCTGATCCCCGAGGGCAGCGCCGTGTTCACCGTGGCCAGTGAGACCCTGCGGCTGTCCGGCATCGAAGCGGACATCAACGAAAGCGGGCGGTACGACTCCGTCAAAGCACGCGGGCTGACCATGGACCGCGCCACGCAGATGGCCGAGATCTGGCGGATGATCGCCTGCCCCGACGTCGTGGTGGGCAGCGTCTGCGCGGTCACCGAGACCGGCTCCCTCGTGGCCGCCTCGGCCAGCGGCAGCCAGCTGCCCGCCTTCGCCGGCTCCGCCCCCCGCGCGATCTGGGTCGTCGGGGCGCAGAAGGTCGTTTCCGACCTGGACACCGCGCTGCGCCGCGTCGGCGAGTACTGCGTCCCACTGGAGGACGAGCGGGCCAAGAAGGTCTACGGCGTGCCCAGCGCGCTCAACCGCCTGCTCGTCCTCAACGCGGAACCCCACC